In Eleutherodactylus coqui strain aEleCoq1 chromosome 4, aEleCoq1.hap1, whole genome shotgun sequence, the following are encoded in one genomic region:
- the LOC136624500 gene encoding oocyte zinc finger protein XlCOF29-like: MDRNRDKMAENIFTLTLEILFQLTGEDYTVVKKTSSDGCQAPVSDGWGRPLSPTTGPPPHPLILEEINEQKILELTNKMIELLTGEMTAPGAQRDI; encoded by the exons atggataggaaccgggacaagatggcggagaatatattcaccctcaccctagagatactcttccagcttacaggagag gattacacggtagtcaagaagacttctagtgatggctgtcaggccccggtgtctgatggatggggaagacccctgagcccaaccacagggcctccacctcaccccctgatactggaggagatcaatgagcagaagatcctagaactcaccaacaagatgattgagctgctgactggagag ATGACGGCaccaggagctcagagggacatctAA